From a single Pelmatolapia mariae isolate MD_Pm_ZW linkage group LG20, Pm_UMD_F_2, whole genome shotgun sequence genomic region:
- the birc7 gene encoding baculoviral IAP repeat-containing protein 7 has protein sequence MTGTEQKGKGKPICYTMMDDRQAMLHILEEPQMRREGERLRTFHNWPADAPVTSGDLAKAGFFFLGPGDKVQCFCCGVILRCWVQGDSPATEHKRHFPACSFILGRAVGNIPLQADSSDSVDGQLLSQLQRMTMDDQGTAGQAVYPEMEAEDSRLTTFHNWPTEASIQPDVLARAGFFYTGHGDNVKCFYCDGGLRNWEPGDDPWQEHAKWFPRCEFLIQTRGQEYISNIQDTHFHLDDTMGGSQTSSGRDISSRGDLVGGLGASSAMLSPVVQTVLQMGFEASLVESLVQTKYLLTGQHYTSVSDLVTDVLQAEEEDRQRRPRSREPEMRQGSSAGNVRTQTPAREKVKENSPEELLRQLQEERTCKVCMDKLVSIVFIPCGHLVVCGDCAASLRHCPICRAVIRGSVRAFMS, from the exons ATGACTGGCACAGAACAAAAAGGGAAAGGGAAACCTATATGCTACACAATGATGGATGACAGGCAAGCTATGCTTCACATCCTTGAGGAGCCTCAGATGCGAAGAGAAGGGGAGAGACTTCGAACTTTCCACAACTGGCCAGCAGATGCACCTGTCACATCTGGAGATCTGGCCAAGGCAGGATTTTTCTTTCTAGGCCCTGGGGATAAAGTACAGTGTTTCTGCTGTGGAGTGATTTTAAGATGCTGGGTACAAGGGGATAGCCCAGCCACTGAGCATAAAAGACATTTCCCTGCTTGCAGCTTCATTCTGGGTCGAGCTGTAGGAAATATCCCACTTCAAGCTGACTCCTCAGATTCTGTGGATGGACAGCTTTTGAGTCAGCTCCAGAGGATGACTATGGATGACCAGGGAACAGCTGGGCAAGCAGTCTACCCAGAGATGGAAGCAGAGGATTCGCGGCTCACCACTTTCCACAACTGGCCCACCGAAGCCTCAATCCAACCCGATGTTCTTGCCAGAGCAGGCTTTTTCTACACAG GTCACGGTGACAATGTCAAATGCTTCTACTGCGACGGAGGGCTGAGGAACTGGGAGCCAGGCGACGACCCCTGGCAGGAACATGCCAAATGGTTTCCACG ATGTGAGTTCCTAATCCAAACGAGGGGGCAGGAATACATCAGCAACATACAGGACACTCATTTCCACCTGGATGACACTATG GGAGGATCACAGACCTCCTCGGGTAGAGATATCAGCTCCAGAGGCG ATCTGGTCGGAGGTCTGGGAGCTTCATCGGCCATGCTTTCTCCTGTGGTACAGACTGTGCTCCAGATGGGCTTTGAAGCCAGCCTGGTGGAGAGTCTGGTCCAAACCAAGTACCTTCTGACAGGCCAGCATTACACGTCTGTATCTGACCTGGTTACTGATGTACTGCAGGCGGAGGAggaagacagacagaggaggCCTCGAAGCAGAG AGCCAGAGATGAGGCAAGGCTCCAGTGCTGGAAATGTAAGAACACAGACACCTGCCAGAGAGAAAG TTAAGGAAAACAGTCCAGAGGAGCTGCTGAGGCAGCTGCAGGAGGAGAGGACCTGTAAAGTGTGCATGGACAAGCTTGTGTCCATTGTTTTCATCCCCTGTGGTCATCTGGTGGTTTGTGGTGATTGTGCTGCCAGCCTACGTCACTGCCCCATCTGCAGAGCTGTCATCAGAGGCAGCGTCCGTGCTTTCATGTCCTAA
- the LOC134618722 gene encoding YTH domain-containing family protein 1-like, translated as MSATSIDPQRSKGQASKVQNGSLHQKDTVHDNDFEPYLTSQSTQNNSYQSITDPYLPSYYAPSIGFPYPLSEAPWSTGGDPPIPYLTPYGPLSNGDHHFMPDTVFGQPGGLGSSIYPHRFNFFPENPAFSAWGTSGSQGQQTQSSAYGGSYSYPPSSLGGTLVPDGQTGFHSDTLNKAPGMNSLEQGMVGLKIGGDVTGQGSAVKAVGSVIGGPAVAATGNGATPIGMPPPKPTSWAAIASKPAKPQQLKAKVKPGMPNPGGALPPPPIKHNMNIGTWEKGPVTKVATAPLQQQQQPLGLPHAMPPQPPMQQGPMQPPPPQSLVQPQMPPMALQPQPPHHHQPPPQPYQNHTQPPQPQTRWIAPRNRNQGYGQGGPGHDGSGVMGVVGSGNNGPQASSSQGPGGESHPVLEKLRASHSYNPKDFDWNLKNGRVFIIKSYSEDDIHRSIKYSIWCSTEHGNKRLDSAFRAMNGKGPVYLLFSVNGSGHFCGVAEMRSPVDYGTSAGVWAQDKWKGKFDVDWLFVKDVPNSQLRHIRLENNDNKPVTNSRDTQEVPLEKAKQVLKIIATYKHTTSIFDDFSHYEKRQEEEEEVRKTFEPAQIQNRSRLDQERQNRNKQ; from the exons ATGTCTGCCACAAGCATTGACCCTCAG AGATCAAAGGGACAAGCATCTAAAG tgcAAAATGGTTCACTGCATCAGAAGGACACTGTCCATGACAATGACTTTGAGCCATACCTCACTAGTCAATCAACTCAG AACAACAGTTACCAGTCCATCACCGACCCTTACTTGCCAAGCTACTACGCTCCTTCCATTGGATTTCCGTACCCCCTAAGTGAGGCTCCCTGGTCCACAGGTGGGGACCCCCCTATTCCATACCTCACCCCATATGGACCCTTGAGTAATGGAGACCATCACTTCATGCCGGACACAGTGTTTGGCCAGCCAGGGGGCCTGGGAAGCAGTATCTATCCCCACAGGTTTAACTTTTTCCCTGAAAACCCTGCCTTCTCTGCTTGGGGGACGAGTGGCTCCCAGGGCCAGCAGACTCAAAGTTCAGCCTATGGTGGCAGCTATAGCTATCCTCCCAGCTCCCTGGGGGGCACTCTGGTGCCTGATGGTCAGACAGGGTTTCACAGTGACACCCTGAACAAAGCCCCTGGTATGAACAGCCTGGAGCAGGGTATGGTTGGCTTGAAGATCGGTGGGGATGTCACTGGTCAGGGGTCAGCAGTAAAGGCTGTAGGATCTGTGATTGGTGGACCTGCAGTGGCAGCCACAGGAAATGGAGCAACGCCGATTGGAATGCCCCCACCTAAACCCACCTCCTGGGCGGCCATTGCCAGCAAGCCTGCCAAACCACAGCAGCTAAAAGCTAAGGTGAAGCCAGGGATGCCCAACCCAGGGGGAGCTCTTCCCCCACCACCCATCAAACACAACATGAACATTGGGACCTGGGAAAAGGGCCCAGTGACTAAAGTAGCCACAGCTCCactgcagcaacagcagcagcctcTTGGCCTGCCTCATGCCATGCCACCTCAACCCCCCATGCAGCAAGGACCCATGCAGCCCCCTCCTCCTCAGTCTTTGGTGCAACCCCAGATGCCACCTATGGCCTTACAGCCCCAGCCCCCCCATCACCACCAGCCACCACCCCAGCCCTACCAAAACCACACCCAGCCCCCACAACCCCAAACCCGCTGGATTGCTCCACGCAACCGTAACCAAGGTTATGGCCAGGGTGGACCTGGCCATGATGGTAGTGGTGTGATGGGTGTGGTTGGTAGTGGGAACAATGGTCCCCAAGCATCTTCCAGCCAAGGACCTGGTGGAGAGTCGCACCCAGTGCTGGAGAAGCTGCGGGCCTCCCATAGCTACAACCCCAAGGACTTTGATTGGAACCTGAAGAATGGCCGTGTTTTCATCATTAAGAGCTACTCTGAGGATGATATTCATCGCTCCATCAAGTACTCCATCTGGTGCAGCACTGAGCATGGCAACAAGCGGCTGGACTCAGCCTTCCGGGCCATGAATGGTAAAGGTCCTGTATACCTCCTGTTCAGTGTCAATGGCAGTGGTCATTTCTGTGGTGTGGCAGAGATGCGTTCACCAGTGGACTATGGGACCAGTGCTGGTGTTTGGGCACAGGACAAGTGGAAAGGCAAGTTTGATGTGGACTGGTTGTTTGTTAAGGATGTGCCTAATAGCCAGCTGCGCCACATCCGCTTGGAGAACAACGACAACAAGCCAGTGACCAACTCCCGTGATACCCAGGAGGTACCTCTGGAAAAGGCCAAGCAGGTGCTCAAAATCATTGCCACCTACAAACACACAACCTCCATCTTTGATGACTTCTCCCATTATGAGAAGAgacaggaagaagaggaagaggtgcGCAAG ACTTTTGAACCTGCTCAGATACAGAACCGCTCTCGGTTGGATCAG gAGCGCCAGAACAGGAATAAACAATAG